Sequence from the Torulaspora globosa chromosome 4, complete sequence genome:
CTATTTTATTCTAGTACGATCCTTTACTTCATATCCAGCGTTTGCATTGATCTCAGAGAGGaaaatcttcgagaaatacaAGAGACTATAGAATCACTCGAGAAAGCTGATATACTGCAGTTTCTGACCCGTTACATAGAACATTGGCGTTGGAACAGCAGGCTTTCAATGAGAATCCGCAACATCATTAATTTACTGTACAAACTGCTCGTCCTTCAGTTTGGTGACAGAAATTTGCATAAAAGGACTAAAGAGTATATCTGCGAGTTGCATGGCATCAAGCGCTCAAATAACAGCAGCACAAAGCAATGTACAATATCACCACTGCATTATCAGGCCTTCCGCGAGGACATAACAGCGAGATTTCCAGATTACGTTACGCCGACTGGCGGCCTGCCAGCGGATGGAGATAATTCAAATTCCCTCTCTCAATTCTTAGAGATTCCTCGTTCTAAGGTAAAAAACCCTATGAATCTCAGCTTGGCAGTCCCGGAACAGCATCTGGCGACGCCAGCCCCATCGCCTCCTGGTTCTCCGAGCACCGTCCAAGCGAACACGAACTTTAGAACTAGgaaatcttttcaaacaAACATGGCTTACCCATGTCTATATCCATcggatgatgaagacggaAAGGATGATTTAAGCGAAAGAATTGAGCTTAATGGAAGCAGCGATAACTCTGAAGTTATTGTGCCGTACAGCATACAAGAGGCTTCAAAGATATTATCTGAGAATGTTGATATCAAGTTGAGCGTGAAACAACTGTGGCATGAGCGAGAATTGTTTATGATGACTGAACGTGGATGGAAAGTCGATCTTACGATTGATCCGTTTAAATACTCGGTAGGAAAGCAGGGAATCAAGGAGCCAATTGAGATAATGAACCGAATAGAATCGTATTACGCGAATTGTCTCCCAAGTCTAAATTCTCTAGTATTTGTGCTTTTGCAAACGGTTGAATCGAACCTTACCAACATTAATTATCGTCGTGCAGATTTTGCAGATGACACCAAAATATCCTCATTGATGCCAAGATTGGAGATAAATAGGACTAAAGAGATATCAATGAGATCATCCCTTGGAATTATTTTCCTACTTTTGAAATGGTTTAAGCTTAGCCACATCCTCAAATTTGAGCATTTCGCAGTACTGCTCAACGATTCTCGATATGTCCAGATTTGCACTTCTGTTCTTTCCAAGAACGCAGAAGACTATACAGATTGCATTTACAACAGAATGCTAGGACCCAGTGCCGGTTTCTGGAAATATTGCTCGAACTTTAACGACAGCTATCGAGATGCTTATTCCTGCAACGCAACTGACTATAACACAGTGATGCTATCCTCGTTTTCCTACATGCTGAAAATACTGAGAAAGGTCATCGGCAGCAAGACAGAGCGTCTTAAGGAATTGCCCCTCTCAGTGGGAGCGTTGTTTAAGAAGTTCTATCGAGTTTTCAACTTGGATATCTACCATCCGATCTTGAGGATCgtcaaagagctgacgCCATTCAAAAACAAGAGGTGGAAATCGGAACATATGGAGCTAATATCCGGCGTGTTCCTTTACGAGCGCCTAGAATTGGTCGACAACTGGGTTACCGGGAAGGACATTTCCGGAGAGCTAAGCGACGCTTGCGGACAAGAGATAGCTCTTAGGGCTTTGCTGCAATTCTACAACTTCTTGCACTACGAAAAGGCGATGGGTGATTTAGGCTATAGCCAGCGCAATAGCGCTAATACATCATTACTTAATAGAGAAGCTGAATATATAGGCATGTAGAATTAGTCTCAATTGACACAAATTGATATAGTTTATTGTCTTCAGCTTACTACGCGTACAAGAGAAAATTCGGATCCGTCAAGCTCATCGTGTATGATTGTGGTTTCGTAAACAAAGGAGAATCTGGCACGTCTACTAACTGATGCCAAATTCAGCTGGTCTGATGAATTTACAGGTTGCTCTTTATCCCGTTGTCGAAGGGTTAGCTCCTCTAACCTTAAGCGACAACACTATTGCGGCTCTCTGTCATGAACTTGAGCAAATACTCAATTCACCTTTGAGGTCCACTGCCCAACTACACTCCTTATTGGATGCATACAAATCTCGAATACAAAACACTCCTGAGAATCAATTGAGATGGcaaaagctgctgaacgTGATGCAAGTTTTGTTAGAAGTGAATGATCAGAGAGAGATCATACGGTATCTCTCCGCGTTTCAGTCGATGCTGATAGATGAAATAGCGCCAAGACCAGCGAATTTATTGGGCAGAGAGGATTCTCCGCTAACGTTGAAGGGGTTGGAAAATCATAACGGTTTATTAAGTCCTTTGCGACCCGTCAGCCTACAGGCAGACTCCTTCGAAAACTTGGAGAGACTATCGAACCGCCGTTCGTTGGTTTCCTCATACAAAGATTACGGTGTTCATAGATCAGCTACGTTACATGCATTGAGCGAACCTTATTATTCGAAAATGGTTCCGGAAGCCGAAATTCTAAGATTCGTTCCCTATACACTACTGGCAACAACTTCTGATTTATTCCCCTTAAAGTTAAACAGAGTGGATATACCGAGCAATATTTCGAACACAGTAAGCGGTCTTTTgcatttgatctttgaagcAGGTCTTTTATACCAGGAGCTGAAACGCATGGTAGATCAATATAGGAACTCAGACATTTCTCCTTTGAAAAAGGCCCTCATAATTCAGATTGATAAAGTTTTGAGAACCTATAGTGGGTTTGTCAATTCACTTGCCGTGTCAGGCAAAGCGATGTCTCTTTTGTCAGTATATTACGAGATTTACGATCATATTGTAACACTGCGATTTTTTGAAGGTTTCACAaagaatttcgagaaaACATCTGGTGATTCCTATCTGATGATATCTAAGTCACTAGTCTTCCATGGCGATCTGCATATAAGGCGCTTGACTTGTGATCTGTCGGAAAATTTGCTTTCCTTATATTCGGAGTATCTGCTTAATTGGCTGACTCTTGCAAAGTTAGATGCCACGAACGATGAGTTCTTTATTGAACGAATTGATGCAAGCAATGAGCTTTCTGTGCGGCTGAATTTGACAAAAGTGCCAGATTTCATACCGAAAGGTATCGcttccaaaatttttgtCATAGGCAAGACTCTCATCTTTTTGGGGAAATATTGTAAAGAGCTCCAATGCGTTAGCGATCTGTCTCGAAAATATAGGAACCTCTACGAGCAGAAAAATGGCAAACTGTCTTCCGAATTCCACGAGGTTGTTCACAGGCATTATAATGAAGTCACGAAAAAGACTGTAGACGTCTTAATGCGAAAGTTCAATTATAAGAAAGTAGTTTTTGTTCTAAAAGACATATTACTCATGGGCAGAAGCGACCTGATAGATTTACTAATAAGAAAGGCAAGTGCGATACTAGGTGCCCCATCTGCCTCTCTGTCGAGCTACGAGCTTACACGCTTTCTGCAGGAGTCAGTCCAGCAATCCTCGCTAAGGAATTTACTTGGCAGAGCTGACTCCAATCATGTTATTGGCGGCCTCGACGCTAGAGTGCTCGACCTCGGGCATGGTTCCGTAGGTTGGGATGTTTTTACACTAGACTACCTGCTTGACGGGCCGCTGACTGTTGTGCTGAATGTTAACCGAGCAGATGGAAATAAGGAATATTTGCGTATCTTCAACTTTCTGTGGAGATTTAAGAAAAACACCTACTTTTACAATAATGAGTGGCTTCGAACGAATCAAGTTCTTAGAGATTTTAAAAAGCTCGCGCAAAGCAGTCCACTTGTTAGGGATCTTTCAAACAAGCTATCCAAAGCGGACGTACTGCGATGCCTGCTACAGCAGTTTAATTCAAAACTTGAGAATTACTGCTTCAGAAGTATTATTGATGAAAACTTCAGAAAGTTCGATGGCATCCTGTCGTTGACCAAAACAGTCAATGATAGTCACAAATTTCCAACTGTACGGCTTAAAAGCGGTATCTTGATGCTTGATGGTATCTTGAGGCCAAAAAAAAGTGTCTTTGATGGGCAGGAACAAACCAAACAGACCACAAGGTTGTTTAACATTGACGAACTGGATAAGATGCATAATGAGTTTTTGAACTCTATTCTCTCACACCAATTACTCGCTTTTGGCCCCAATCACAGGGTTGGCATGTATTCTGGACAGCCATACCCAACTTCGTTGATACTTATTCTAAACTTGATATTTGAGTTTATTCATTGTTATGCCTTATTGAATAACGCCGCTCATGAGATATTGATTCAAATGAATCTACGAGGGGAACCGCAACTGCTGAATAACTTACTGGTACAGTTCAACTCTTGTTTGAAGAACATGGTGGCTGTCTACAAGAGTTTCAAGGAGTCATCTTATTTGTTTATTAAAGATTTGAGAACCGACGGAGACGATGAGCTGGCTAAATTAGGTACGGTACTACGTTAGGTTGATATGAATAATTAAGGTTGGACGCCGAAAAATATGTAACAATAACAGCTAATGCATTTGATTGAATTAAACCTTCATCGGGTAAGCCATTCTTAATAGATACTTCTTGATACCAGACCCGAGTAATAAATCATATTTGATTTTCCTTTCGTTCAGGGTAGCAAGCACCTCCTCTAGGTCCCTATCGCTGTCCAATTCATTGCTCGGATCATGCTCACCGTCAAGCTTCCATTCCTCAAGTTCCAAGTCAGTAGCTTTTTGCCTCTCAATGAGCTTCAACCGAATAGCATATTCTCTTAAAATGAGAACTAAAATCAATGCAGCGCAAAAGCAAGAACCAGCAAATATCTGCGTATGCAGATATGGATTGTCTTTATCACCTGGTACAGTTAGCGCCTGTGCGACTAGTTCACACACCAAAAGAGGTGGTGAACTAGAAAGATTCACAAATGACCAAGAGGTCAAAAACTGATGTGGCGGCACGTTATCTGCAATTAACACCGTATTCATGACATTTGCTACACCAACGCAGCTGCCAACACAGATTGAAAACATGAGCAACTGTACAAAAGTGTGAGCAGGAATCCAAAACGCAAACAAAAGTACAGTAAGAAAGAATGTCAAAACGATAGTTACATTAGCTCTGCCGAATTTATCACCTGCCAAGCCCATCAGTGGTCTGCCAATAGCTTGGGCAGCATTCAGAACAGCCGTTAAAATGGAACCCTCATGAGCTGTCATACCACGCGCAATAGCGTACGAAGATAATGTGAACACCATTAGACTGTAACCCAAAAGTGCAAGGCTGCACCATAAAGCGACCAACGAAACGAATGGATTTCTCACTACCCTAATGTCGAAAATCTGCTTGAATTGCGAAACAATAAGCTTCCACGATCTTAGTCCAACACTCGGTACAGGGTTTCGTTGTTTTAAAAACACAATTGCAACCAATACGCTTACAGTACAGGTTATAGCCAAGACACGCAAGGCCGTCTTAGTGTTTCCGTCTTGAGAGATCATCTTATTAGCGGCCAATCCATAAACGACACCTCCAGCACCAGTGCCCATCATTGATAATCCCATGGCAACTgctcttctcttcaagaaccatCCTGGGATCATTGTCGTGGCCGGCACAAATATGAACGAAATTGATGCCCCGCTCATCACACCTTGAGTCAGATAAAGCTGCCACAATTGAGTCGCAAATGACGCCAAAATAAAACCAGCTAACATCAAAGCAGTACCGAAAAGCATCGTAGATTTTATCCCAATGATCCTCATAATAACCATAACAAATGGTGAACAACCTTGCCCCAAGGCGACCGTCAGACCGGCGATCAGGGCATAGTCATACTTTGTAGCTCCTGGAAACACCTCCTCGTTCAAATAGAAAGCCAGAAACACACCGAACCCAGAGTTACAACCCCATGTGGAAAACATCACCACGCACATACAAAAAGTAACTACCCATCCATAGCCGCCATCGGGAGGAAGCTCCAAATCACCAGTGGATTTGTTTGTGAAGACTTTTTCGACAGTTTGACGATCTGAATCGTCATCCAAATCCTTGTTCCCACGGGTTGGTGTGTCGCCATGCCAAGATTGAGCAGAtacttcttcatcgaacGATTGCCTGACGGGAAGCCGCCCAGAACTCCGATTATTTACCAACCTTATGGCATCTTCGACGTCAAACCGTGACTCTAAAACCTTATTTAGATCACTGCTGTCCTTGTCCGTCTGCTCATTGTCGTCCTTCACCGCATCAACGATCTTGGTGATTGTTCTCTTTAACGACAGTTTCAGTGACTCGGGGCCATTGATGGACGCTCGACTGTCGGCGGAAGACGTCTTCGCTATAGTTGTAACTCCTAATGTGCTCGCCCTCCGACTTCTTGGCACTTCCTCACTAGTAGAACTCGATTGTGAGTACAAAGAAGTGACTCTCTCAAGACCATGACTGTTATACGACTCTCGATCCTCCAAACACTCACTGGACGAAACCGAACTCATCAAATGTCGAAGAAGACTATTGTCGGGTAAAAGCTAAGAAATGTGTCACACACAATCACCAGCTTGCAGGACTTGGCAAAAGCTCAAAACACCAATCGCTCACCTCGCTTATGTTCTTTTCCCCGTAAACCCATTAGTTTCAACATCAAACTCTAGCAAACAAAGCCCATTTCGTCCTGGTGATATATATGACGTTGTATATATCAATTACATAGCCTTCGGTATACTATCTGATCTATCGAATGTGACTAACCTTTGTCTTTTCTTTTTTCACAACTGGCTGAGGGGCAGCGACTGTGATTTCCTATTGCGGTAAAAGTCCGCTCTAGCGCCGAGAAGGGCTGTGCCTTGGACGTTCAGAGTGACTTAAGACATTTGTCCGAGATAACCGCGGTTCCATCCGACTTTTGGGAGCCTGGAAGATTGGCGGCTATATAAAAGAACGCTAGTTGTTACATGTACCTTCGTTCGCTGTTCGCAACTACCTGTAATAGTAACGATAGTATCGAGACGTGGAACTGGGGAATGAGAGGTGGGCAACAGCACTGCCAGGCGTTGGCGTGCTCAGAGATTGTCTGTGGAGCTGAGTTGCCGCGCAATTGATGAGAGACAGGAAAACCGGTGATGGAAGTGTCAGCCAAGGCCAACTGATAGAGAAGTACTTCTAGGACTGGAGTAAACCCTACCAGCGACTTAGGGCTCGAGTATGGGATATGGAGATTACAGGCTGTTGTCATGTGACTTGAAGTAGTAGTGTCACAtgatcagctctttctgCGGTGAAATTTTACGAATCGATCCATACAGCACAGTATAGCTTCTCATCTCGAGGAAAATCATCAAAAGAGACCGCCAAGGTTATCCTAGCCACTTATCGACTTTCAATGAGTTCTGAGGATCTGTTTAGTAAGGCTCTTGAGAACCCAACGGACTCTTTGGAGGTAAAATTGCCACAAGATGATGTTGATATCGGTATAGTTGAGACCAGTGATGAGGAAGCACAAGATaaaagatcttctgcagcttcctcgtcctctgATGGAAATAGCGATAGTGATAGTGATGATAACTCGGACAGCTCGAGCATTGCTGCGCAAGATGAGCAGGAggtcgatgacgacgatgaagaagcgaGTCCTGAAGGTGCAATCAAATCCAAACacgaaattgatgaagaaccGATTCCTGGTCTGCCTGACGGGTATGAGATCAACTCTAATGCCAAGATATCAGAAATTGGTGTGATAAAGTCTGCTTTTGATAATAACGTAATTATCCACTGCCTTGAGTCAGGTGAAAGAAGAGTATTGAAGGAGGGATCTATCCTTTGTCTTGAGGATCGTACCTTGATTGGTACACTGTGTGAAGTGTTTGGTAAGCTAGAGAATCCGTTTTACAGAGTTACTTTGCCGCCATCCAGACAGGCGCAGTTTGCTGAGTTGAAGGAGCGGGTCGGTCAAAGGGCTTTCATCGTGGTGCCTGAAGCGCATTGGGTTGATACATTcgagctgaagaaaatcaGAGGAACTGATGCATCCAATGGATACGATGAGGAGCTGTCTGAGGACGAGCAAGAATTTTCCGacgatgaaaaggaagCGCTGTAcaagaggttgaagaaagaacgcaggaagaacaaaaacGTTGATATCAAGGATCTTAAAGGCAAAATTGAATCCGGTAGCATTAAAAAACCAAAAGTACAACGCCAACCAAAGCAGTACCCAAAAATGCAGCCTCCCGTAGGAATGACACAGCACACTTACCGATCGAGAAGTTCTCGACAGGACGACACTCTTCGTCAACCTGTTAGCAGTGCACCGCTACAGCAACAGGCATACTACCCGCAAATGTCCCATGCCTCTGCGGTACCATACCAAGCTCCTATGTTCGGGCAGCAGGGACCGCCTATGCAGCAGAGCGGTTACTATCATCCGCCAGCACAACCATTGACCGCTCAGGGCCACCAATTTTCACCGGTACCGAATCAGCATATTCAGCAAGTTCCACCTCCCACTTACAATACGCCGTATGGTTCGTTGCAATCCCCCCCTTCATTTTACCAGCAAACACAACAAGTACTTCCAACTCAACCATACCCTCAGTATCAGCAGGTACCCTTGCAAGTTGACCACTATCATAGTGTTGGAATCCCAGGCGCTCCACAGCCACAGGCCAATATGCAGCAAGTATTACAGTTACACAGCCTATTGAtgcaacagcaacaactGGAGACAAACCAAAAGCAAAGTCAAAAGAAAGAGTTCAACTATGATGAATGATGGCTTATGGtcagaaaaaaaaattataCTTCTACCTACAGTAGCTGATAAGTTCAAGACAGCAAAGCCTTAGCGACATTAAATGCCTTCTCAGGAAAACCTGCAGTCCGAGCGACTTTAAGAGCATCAGATTTTTCACAGATGCCCGGGCGCAACTTGTAATCATAACAAAAGTCGGTCTCTGAGATGTCGATAACGCCGCTTTTGAAAAAGCATGCCTTCTCAGCAAGAGCCGAATTATCATAGGATGTCATTATTTCGCGAATTTCCGGGCCGAAGTGTGTAGCAAATAGAGCCCTGCAGCCATTCTCTTCGGCGAGGTGGTTCAAGGTGGCATAAGCGATGCTGACGCCTTCTTTTCCACTAGTTCCACGTCCAATTTCATCCAAGATTGCCAGGGATCTCTTCGTGGCACCTTGCAAAATGAAAGACGTCTCGATCATCTCGACCATGAAAGTGCTCATCTCATTGTATAGATCGTCTGCAGAGCCTACGCGGCTAAAAATCTTGTCAACCAAGCCAATATGAGCACTTGAACAAGGGACAAATGAGCCTATTTGAGCCAGAAGCACTATGATGGCATTCTGCCTTAGGAATGTGGACTTACCGCCCATGTTAGGCCCTGTGATAACCCATAATTTACCTCCATCGAGTTTACAGTTATTCTCGGTGAACTTTTCCAGCGACCTATTCATGATGCCATCTTCAACCATGATATGACGGCCGCCgatgatttcaagcttATGACTGCGGTCGACTTTCGGACGGGTTAGATTCTTCTCCTGTGCCAGCACTGCGAAGGATGATAGAACATCCAGATGAGCTAAAACGTCAGAGATAGCTCGAATTTCATTACTCTTTTTTAGAAATGCGGTCTTAAACTTATTGATTATCCGTTCCTCCTCACTTTTTATCCTGAGAACTGCTAATTCAAGCTGATAGCCTAATTCAGACCATCGCTTGTGCGACAACCATCGGGTTTGTGTTGATTGCTGCAAAATATGTAATGGGGACtcttgaaatttctcaCCATCTTTAATGTAATCATTGATCCGCTTCAAATTGCCTGCTGTCCCGAGAACATGTAACGCATACTCGCCAGTCTGTTTTTGCTTCAAAGTGACGGATTTGGCGCCCAGCGTGTCAACTAACAATGTATGATAATCTTGCTGCAGGGTCTCCCTTGTATTGAGCAAAGTCTGATAATGTTCGTGATACCCCCGGAGTGTGTCACTGTAGGTTGGATTTACGACCCAAATCTCAGAACCAGACAAAATGCTTATATTTGATTCgggattttcttcaatctcacCAGCTTTATCACcttgctcttcttgttgcttTTGCGTTTCTGCAAGGTTTCTTTCATTCAAGTTTTCTATAACCTCGTTGGTCAATGCGTCCTGGAAAGCTATTCTCTCAGCGAGGGACGATACTATATTTCTGGTCTTTttgcttgatgatgttACTTGTTCTTGCAGATAAGTGCGTAACTTGACGGCTGTCTGTATTGAGCGTGCAAGCTGCATGAGCTCCAGCGCTTCTCCTCGACCAAAGCTAAATTTCTGCAGTATGCGCGGTATATCGTGAACCGTCTTCAGCATTTCAATAACGTTCTCTCTAACTTCGGAATTAtttcgaagaaattgaacCATACTCTGACGGTCTTGTATCTCTTTTAGATCAAGGGAGGGACCTGAAAGCCATTGAGTCAATAACCGAGTTCCAGCCGGCGAGACTGTACGGCGAATGGTGGATAGTAATGTACCTCTTTTCCTATTATCTCTAACAGTTCTGTGCAGTTCTAGGGCAGCGGCGGTTCGTGAATCTATCTGCATAATAGAACCGGTCAACTGCCTTTGAGGTATTTGAAAGTTCATAGGCAAATCGGGCATATGTTCACTGACATAAATTAGGATGTTTCGCAGCGCAGCAATCTCCTTTTGACCAAAGTTTCCTAATTGAATCGTGAGTAGCTTCAGATCCTCCTCCCTCTCCGTGGCAGCAAAGAGGTTATAGAAGGAATCCATGGTTCGATGTCGTGTCGGAAGCTTCTGGTACTTTAGGAAGTACTTCTTAAGCTCTACAAGCTCCGGATACCAGGAACCGGACTCAAGATTGTAAGAGAATAGCGAATCATCAAGCAAAATCTCTTTTGGCTGGATTCTCGTAATCGAGGAAACTAAGTCCTTCAGCAGAACCTGTTGGACAAATATCTCACCGGTCGACACGTCACACCAACATAGGCCCGTTTTCAAGTTCGGATCGGCTATTCTGTCCACGCAATTCTCCGGAAATTCAATATTCAACAGGTACGTGttctcttgaagattctcaaaagcttcatcgatgaaggTTCCTGGTGTCACTATCCTCGTAACTCTTCTGTAGAACTTGTTGACATCGTTATCTGCGGCAGACTCCCGTTTGAACTGTTCCGCAATGGTTACGCTGTATCCATGAGTATTGACcagaatcttcaaatgtcGGCTCAGTTGGTGCACAGGGAAGCCCGCAAAGGGCACTTTTCCACAGAAGTAGCTTTTCTCTGTTAACGATAAGTTCAGCTGAGGCCCGTACTGAGAAGCATGCTCGAAATATAGCTCATAGAACGATCCCATCTGAGTGAGAACAACATGATCTTTATAATGGTCCATAAGGTCTCTCACATACTGTAGGGAAGGCGGAAGCGTTGCTTTGGGTTGCTCAATTCGCTTTCGGCCGGTCTTAGGTGATGAAAGTGGTGCCGAACTAGTATCGATAGTACTGTCTTCATCTTGCTTCGATAACTTATCACTCAGAACCACTGTCAGTTTTGATATTTCTGGCGCACCTGATTGCCCTACTAGACCATGATTGAATCTCAGAAACGGTATTAGAGATCCACAACGCCCTGAATGTCGTGCAAATAGTCGCATCAAGTGACCTTGGTGTgctcatcttcttgaaaacAGTTCTTGTTAATTAAAATCAGGTCGCTGTAAAAGTGATTGACATCGCGTCGAGTGACCGTCGCTTAGCAACCAATAGCTTTCAATTTATACTGCACAAAAGATCATTAAAGCTATCTACTCTTATGGAAAAAAATCTTATGGCATGCTTATCGTAGGTTGTTAATTCAAAAACCCTTTACATGAGGCCGCACCACACAGGCACGGCAGTCTCTCCTCATCATCTGTCTCTCGCTCAAACTTGTAATCATATGTCAGCTCTTCATTGGCCGCAATGTCCCGTAGGGCGTAGATGACGATCCTCTTCATCCCGCCGACTTTGATTATCTTCGCGGTACAGCTTGGATCGCAGCAGTGGTTGATGAAACGAGCAATACCACCCTTTTTGGTGGCATCAATAACGGTATTCTCGTCCACTCTGAACAGGTAACTGGATCCTATGCCCTTCTTAATATATCTTCTCTCTCTCATCTCCGCCACAGGCTGTCTTATCCTTTCGCCAACATATTCAATGATCATTTCTTTGGCAGCGATAGGTTCCAGGGCGTACAAACCCCAATTATGAATGGCGGAGCGAGCAAAAGTAACCGGCTTCTTGCGCTTGTTCAGTTGGTTCAATGATAGTAGCTCCGATTCTGTGCCTATGGCGGCTCTCTGAGCTTCAATGTCCTGCTGAAACCTTCTATTCGATGCTCTGTTATCTCTGGATGATGAAAGCTCTTGAGGTGTCGATTCACTAACTTCTGCGCTCTCTGATTCTTCTTTAATAACTTCAGGCGTTCCGTCCTGACTTTCATTGTGAACATTGACTGTGTTAAGGGGCTGGTGAATCTTCCGACGATGGGGAAGATAATATGACTTCAGAGTATCCGGTATTTTTCTGAACCCATCAGCCTTGAAAGATCCGCTCTTACTTcgtagttcttcaatgaaaGAAACCTCGTTAAATCTCAGCTGCGCATCCTCAACGAAGCTTTCGCTATCTTCAAGCAGATGAAGTTTCCAAACTTTATACTGCAGTTTGGGGTCGGATTGAGCCTCATTTGCCGCCTCAACACCGACTACTTTCCgcaacagcttcaaatcttcttcatctttcaCTGTTGCTTGCAGTGCCTTCAAGCTTAGATGTCCAGAGGCACTATCGTCGCTGTAGATGGGTTCAGGAATTTTGCTTGCCCGTGGTCTGTATAAGAGAGGAATTTTCATTAATTCATCAGCCTTAGCGGAGGACAGGGCAGTCCTCCCAATGGCATCAAGCTCCGGTGTAGTTGC
This genomic interval carries:
- the FAR11 gene encoding Far11p (ancestral locus Anc_2.143) translates to MVEKERTELPSRSVSLGNLRPKSNLKKNLNFFDDTSTRAHTVSSGSIELNKSADERKHDLNNMLYFKASIAEGMLNSQRIKRKAAAGRGQESFRMRSGIEGNVTTVACDSEEDDEVKNEDSNEFDENRELQEGDRQGDVDEDFRLGEIAEGEDDEEFANVDEIDGPISAKGNEGLNGTMSEIDYNMPVDAEFQRSLDERAAEIDKSSTFRPISIPKVEWSLQDFNGLYIDLADWFCASDFTFFPALQAEFDKKVPESGRFLTDSKFASTVISRLVKDALVNPASGLLVLTYVSLGTFASSDSLDRHTEHIRRNNLLLCSEVPNLVELFKIIAINCRDDSENLKESTMLLFYSSTILYFISSVCIDLREENLREIQETIESLEKADILQFLTRYIEHWRWNSRLSMRIRNIINLLYKLLVLQFGDRNLHKRTKEYICELHGIKRSNNSSTKQCTISPLHYQAFREDITARFPDYVTPTGGLPADGDNSNSLSQFLEIPRSKVKNPMNLSLAVPEQHLATPAPSPPGSPSTVQANTNFRTRKSFQTNMAYPCLYPSDDEDGKDDLSERIELNGSSDNSEVIVPYSIQEASKILSENVDIKLSVKQLWHERELFMMTERGWKVDLTIDPFKYSVGKQGIKEPIEIMNRIESYYANCLPSLNSLVFVLLQTVESNLTNINYRRADFADDTKISSLMPRLEINRTKEISMRSSLGIIFLLLKWFKLSHILKFEHFAVLLNDSRYVQICTSVLSKNAEDYTDCIYNRMLGPSAGFWKYCSNFNDSYRDAYSCNATDYNTVMLSSFSYMLKILRKVIGSKTERLKELPLSVGALFKKFYRVFNLDIYHPILRIVKELTPFKNKRWKSEHMELISGVFLYERLELVDNWVTGKDISGELSDACGQEIALRALLQFYNFLHYEKAMGDLGYSQRNSANTSLLNREAEYIGM
- the SPC98 gene encoding Spc98p (ancestral locus Anc_2.144), which gives rise to MPNSAGLMNLQVALYPVVEGLAPLTLSDNTIAALCHELEQILNSPLRSTAQLHSLLDAYKSRIQNTPENQLRWQKLLNVMQVLLEVNDQREIIRYLSAFQSMLIDEIAPRPANLLGREDSPLTLKGLENHNGLLSPLRPVSLQADSFENLERLSNRRSLVSSYKDYGVHRSATLHALSEPYYSKMVPEAEILRFVPYTLLATTSDLFPLKLNRVDIPSNISNTVSGLLHLIFEAGLLYQELKRMVDQYRNSDISPLKKALIIQIDKVLRTYSGFVNSLAVSGKAMSLLSVYYEIYDHIVTLRFFEGFTKNFEKTSGDSYLMISKSLVFHGDLHIRRLTCDLSENLLSLYSEYLLNWLTLAKLDATNDEFFIERIDASNELSVRLNLTKVPDFIPKGIASKIFVIGKTLIFLGKYCKELQCVSDLSRKYRNLYEQKNGKLSSEFHEVVHRHYNEVTKKTVDVLMRKFNYKKVVFVLKDILLMGRSDLIDLLIRKASAILGAPSASLSSYELTRFLQESVQQSSLRNLLGRADSNHVIGGLDARVLDLGHGSVGWDVFTLDYLLDGPLTVVLNVNRADGNKEYLRIFNFLWRFKKNTYFYNNEWLRTNQVLRDFKKLAQSSPLVRDLSNKLSKADVLRCLLQQFNSKLENYCFRSIIDENFRKFDGILSLTKTVNDSHKFPTVRLKSGILMLDGILRPKKSVFDGQEQTKQTTRLFNIDELDKMHNEFLNSILSHQLLAFGPNHRVGMYSGQPYPTSLILILNLIFEFIHCYALLNNAAHEILIQMNLRGEPQLLNNLLVQFNSCLKNMVAVYKSFKESSYLFIKDLRTDGDDELAKLGTVLR
- the ESBP6 gene encoding Esbp6p (ancestral locus Anc_2.145), producing the protein MSSVSSSECLEDRESYNSHGLERVTSLYSQSSSTSEEVPRSRRASTLGVTTIAKTSSADSRASINGPESLKLSLKRTITKIVDAVKDDNEQTDKDSSDLNKVLESRFDVEDAIRLVNNRSSGRLPVRQSFDEEVSAQSWHGDTPTRGNKDLDDDSDRQTVEKVFTNKSTGDLELPPDGGYGWVVTFCMCVVMFSTWGCNSGFGVFLAFYLNEEVFPGATKYDYALIAGLTVALGQGCSPFVMVIMRIIGIKSTMLFGTALMLAGFILASFATQLWQLYLTQGVMSGASISFIFVPATTMIPGWFLKRRAVAMGLSMMGTGAGGVVYGLAANKMISQDGNTKTALRVLAITCTVSVLVAIVFLKQRNPVPSVGLRSWKLIVSQFKQIFDIRVVRNPFVSLVALWCSLALLGYSLMVFTLSSYAIARGMTAHEGSILTAVLNAAQAIGRPLMGLAGDKFGRANVTIVLTFFLTVLLFAFWIPAHTFVQLLMFSICVGSCVGVANVMNTVLIADNVPPHQFLTSWSFVNLSSSPPLLVCELVAQALTVPGDKDNPYLHTQIFAGSCFCAALILVLILREYAIRLKLIERQKATDLELEEWKLDGEHDPSNELDSDRDLEEVLATLNERKIKYDLLLGSGIKKYLLRMAYPMKV